One part of the Candidatus Mancarchaeum acidiphilum genome encodes these proteins:
- a CDS encoding ABC transporter ATP-binding protein, translating into MENEIKIDNLSKNFGNLHALHDISLDLKGGMHIVLGPNGAGKSTLLKCIDGHYKLDRGYVRVNGLDPYTNDKIRDKMSILSDNYSLYDELTVIDNLKFFGRLYGLKDKEILENVSEFLNEFDAARYLKSKVSTLSRGTKQKIAFCRALINKPEILLLDEPTAFLDSRSSQLMHDIMQEYSKNGRIVLFVTQKLDEISRFNSELIILRAGTVSDVTTTSNIYSTILKDTIINIRLASGFDPNKVKGIPNLYNANNASPNFIKVKIKNYKDINDTVAYLIENGGYVIGVDYIEPLIESLSFG; encoded by the coding sequence ATGGAAAATGAGATAAAGATAGACAATTTGTCAAAAAATTTTGGCAATCTCCATGCGCTGCATGACATAAGCCTTGATTTGAAAGGAGGAATGCATATAGTACTTGGCCCAAATGGCGCCGGGAAAAGCACCTTGCTTAAATGCATAGATGGGCATTACAAATTGGATAGGGGATATGTACGGGTAAATGGATTGGATCCTTATACAAATGACAAAATAAGGGACAAGATGTCCATTCTTTCGGATAATTATTCCCTTTATGATGAACTCACAGTGATTGACAACCTGAAGTTCTTCGGCAGGCTTTACGGCCTTAAGGATAAGGAGATACTGGAGAATGTCTCAGAGTTCTTAAATGAATTCGATGCGGCTAGGTATCTTAAATCAAAGGTATCTACATTGAGCAGGGGCACTAAGCAGAAGATAGCTTTCTGCAGGGCTCTAATCAACAAGCCGGAGATACTTTTATTGGATGAACCTACCGCTTTTCTGGATTCAAGATCATCGCAATTGATGCATGATATAATGCAGGAGTACTCCAAAAATGGGAGGATAGTCCTGTTTGTAACGCAAAAGCTTGATGAGATAAGCAGGTTTAACAGTGAGCTGATAATACTTAGAGCGGGCACCGTAAGCGATGTGACCACTACATCAAATATTTACAGCACAATACTAAAGGACACAATAATAAACATCAGGTTGGCAAGCGGATTTGACCCAAATAAGGTGAAAGGGATACCAAATCTCTACAATGCTAATAACGCATCCCCAAATTTCATAAAGGTGAAGATAAAAAATTACAAGGACATAAATGATACTGTGGCTTACCTTATAGAAAATGGGGGTTATGTTATAGGTGTTGATTACATAGAGCCACTCATAGAGAGTCTTTCATTTGGCTAA
- a CDS encoding isochorismatase family cysteine hydrolase, which produces MKDIEGKKVYETPDEIMDKSHTALIVWDVQNMLVNSIFNKEEFLKNVNALISRAREAKMPIIYTRITPLSKKFQPKPSLASNRSFDGMPKDALELAVTPSEDEVVIHKNTASLFIGTNAEMLLRNAGVESLIFTGIATEYGVESSAREAVNRGFYVVVANDAVSSQDKESHERSLLNMQRLIKELPTSEILKAIGEE; this is translated from the coding sequence ATGAAAGATATAGAAGGCAAAAAGGTTTACGAGACACCAGATGAAATAATGGACAAATCACATACAGCATTAATAGTTTGGGATGTACAGAACATGCTTGTAAATTCAATATTTAACAAGGAAGAATTCCTCAAAAATGTCAATGCACTGATAAGCAGGGCAAGAGAAGCAAAAATGCCCATTATATATACAAGGATAACCCCGCTCTCCAAAAAGTTCCAGCCAAAGCCGAGCCTTGCTTCAAACAGAAGTTTTGACGGCATGCCAAAGGACGCACTCGAGTTGGCTGTTACACCTTCGGAAGACGAGGTGGTAATACACAAGAATACCGCAAGCCTTTTCATAGGAACGAATGCGGAGATGCTGCTGAGAAATGCAGGTGTGGAATCATTGATATTCACGGGGATCGCAACTGAATATGGGGTAGAATCTAGCGCAAGGGAAGCGGTAAACAGAGGTTTCTATGTAGTAGTAGCAAACGACGCGGTATCCTCACAGGACAAGGAATCACACGAGAGATCTCTATTAAACATGCAGAGATTGATAAAAGAACTGCCAACATCAGAGATATTGAAGGCAATTGGGGAAGAGTGA
- a CDS encoding SPFH domain-containing protein: MVQNSDKPSVNASTNAAPGYYYIYKSSKSMTANSALAIIIGIIISVIFFFIAYAATSSTTSGIIAFAIVLIIYLLMSIKVLQEWKRAPILSLGKYKGTYGPGLFFIIPLIQKMPYKFDLRTFSATFSAEKTLTQDNVGVDVDAIMFTRIENPEKTALQVNDMQQSVSLAAQTALRDVIGKVELSKMIVGRSEIAAQVKSLIDQRVSPWGVDVISVEIRDVKIPDDLQDAMAKVAIASRERDARVILAESEKLAAVNMVAAAQTYNSNIYAMQLRALNMLYEIGISGRNHLIFIPTESRGLGIPTPVGVLGIDKLAGIGDVGDPNSSKSSDNKDNANDDKSGGSSIPKPQKKNKS, translated from the coding sequence ATGGTCCAAAATTCTGATAAACCTTCAGTAAATGCGTCGACAAATGCTGCCCCTGGCTATTATTATATATATAAAAGCAGCAAGAGCATGACTGCAAATTCCGCGCTAGCAATAATTATAGGGATAATAATATCTGTGATATTCTTTTTTATAGCATATGCAGCGACTTCCAGCACTACTTCCGGGATTATAGCATTTGCAATTGTACTTATTATATACCTTCTAATGAGCATAAAAGTGCTGCAGGAGTGGAAAAGAGCACCAATACTTTCATTGGGAAAGTACAAAGGCACATATGGGCCAGGATTGTTCTTCATAATACCGCTGATCCAGAAAATGCCTTACAAGTTTGATCTTAGGACATTTTCTGCCACTTTCTCCGCAGAGAAAACTTTGACTCAGGACAACGTTGGAGTTGACGTAGATGCAATAATGTTCACAAGGATAGAAAATCCGGAAAAGACCGCTTTGCAGGTGAACGACATGCAGCAGTCTGTTTCGTTAGCGGCACAGACCGCCCTTAGGGATGTTATAGGGAAAGTTGAACTAAGCAAGATGATAGTTGGCAGGAGTGAGATAGCCGCACAGGTAAAATCACTGATAGACCAAAGGGTATCCCCTTGGGGTGTTGATGTTATTTCTGTTGAGATTAGGGATGTAAAGATACCAGACGATCTACAAGACGCGATGGCAAAGGTTGCAATAGCCTCAAGGGAGCGCGATGCAAGAGTAATACTTGCGGAATCGGAGAAGCTAGCCGCAGTGAACATGGTAGCGGCAGCCCAGACCTACAATTCCAACATATATGCAATGCAGTTGAGAGCGCTAAACATGCTTTATGAAATAGGGATAAGCGGCAGAAATCACCTAATATTCATACCAACCGAGTCAAGGGGGCTTGGCATACCAACACCAGTTGGTGTATTGGGTATAGATAAACTGGCAGGTATAGGTGACGTGGGCGATCCAAACTCGTCCAAAAGCAGCGATAACAAGGACAATGCCAATGATGACAAAAGTGGCGGTTCAAGCATACCAAAACCCCAAAAGAAAAATAAAAGCTAA
- a CDS encoding prefoldin subunit translates to MEDNEFEKLTLDYQKVEEQLQNLKIQLEQYKLQSNDLSQAKSEVEKSTGKVYSSIGGVIIEATKDSALSEIKDKEESINLRSSLLSKQISELEKKEATLKSRADELLKEARENEKKQGMGGVSVNMPK, encoded by the coding sequence ATGGAAGATAACGAATTTGAAAAATTGACTTTGGATTATCAAAAAGTAGAAGAGCAGCTTCAGAACCTAAAGATACAGTTGGAGCAGTACAAGCTTCAATCAAATGATCTGTCACAAGCAAAGTCCGAAGTTGAAAAGTCTACGGGGAAGGTCTATTCCTCAATAGGGGGTGTCATAATAGAAGCAACCAAGGATTCCGCATTGTCAGAAATAAAGGACAAGGAAGAATCAATAAACCTGCGCTCATCCCTGCTTTCAAAGCAAATAAGCGAGCTGGAGAAGAAGGAGGCAACCCTTAAAAGCCGTGCCGATGAACTGCTAAAGGAGGCAAGGGAAAACGAAAAGAAGCAGGGCATGGGAGGAGTTAGCGTAAATATGCCAAAGTGA
- a CDS encoding metallophosphoesterase family protein: MKIGIVSDMHLGYSRFEEDAFRQAKFALSEAASMSDVIIMPGDIFDFRFPKPNIIAQAIKILRPLMEREWPAKIDSFSGANPIYTTLPILAIPGTHERTAVGKENPLNLLSLAGIVADISEGTAVISKGDEKVAVYGLGGISDDKVKERLKELDPKPTKGMFNIFVMHQSVYDFMPFSTDFLKLDDLPEGFDLYIDGHIHNKIESKVYGKPFLIPGSTVLTQLKESEQDSKGFLLYDTELDSYQFINIPSRPFMIKTLKFSKSNSDYVYKKCDETINSMLNAYLGRPNLPTEGKIPKPMKPIVRLVLEGTIEAGTSISSLNLRSLVGKYSDSAHLEIDSKLSSENLEEELSLIRKSQSDNNMSIKDLGMEMLKKNSEALDIKDLDVTELFEILDEEFPPNKKQELSEKVMELFTNKKPEAQAEPNNTYPDMAPEKGKDQKKLF; encoded by the coding sequence ATGAAAATAGGCATCGTATCTGATATGCACCTGGGTTACAGCCGATTTGAAGAAGATGCTTTCAGGCAAGCAAAATTTGCCCTTTCGGAAGCGGCTTCAATGTCGGATGTAATAATAATGCCTGGAGATATATTTGATTTCAGGTTCCCTAAGCCAAACATAATAGCCCAAGCAATAAAGATCCTAAGGCCACTGATGGAAAGGGAATGGCCAGCAAAGATAGACTCTTTCAGCGGAGCAAATCCGATATACACCACGCTCCCAATCCTTGCAATACCCGGCACGCATGAGAGAACTGCAGTAGGAAAGGAGAATCCATTGAACTTGCTTAGCCTGGCAGGCATTGTAGCAGATATAAGTGAGGGCACCGCAGTAATCAGCAAAGGAGACGAAAAAGTAGCCGTATACGGATTAGGAGGCATATCAGATGATAAGGTAAAGGAGAGGCTAAAAGAGCTTGATCCAAAGCCCACCAAAGGAATGTTCAATATATTCGTGATGCACCAATCTGTATATGATTTCATGCCATTCAGCACGGATTTCCTGAAGCTGGATGACCTGCCTGAAGGATTCGATTTATACATAGACGGGCATATACACAACAAGATTGAGAGTAAGGTGTACGGGAAACCTTTCTTAATACCTGGAAGCACGGTGCTTACGCAGCTAAAGGAATCTGAGCAGGATTCCAAAGGTTTTCTATTATACGACACCGAACTGGACAGTTACCAATTCATAAACATACCATCAAGGCCGTTCATGATAAAGACATTGAAGTTCAGCAAGTCCAATTCCGATTACGTCTACAAGAAATGTGACGAAACTATAAATTCAATGCTGAATGCATACTTGGGCAGACCTAATCTCCCAACCGAAGGCAAAATCCCAAAGCCTATGAAACCAATCGTAAGGCTGGTCCTAGAAGGGACAATAGAAGCCGGAACTTCAATATCTAGCCTGAATCTCCGTTCCTTAGTGGGCAAGTATTCGGACTCCGCGCATCTCGAGATAGACTCGAAGCTGTCAAGTGAGAACTTAGAAGAAGAATTAAGCCTGATAAGAAAGAGCCAATCAGATAATAATATGTCTATAAAGGACTTGGGAATGGAAATGCTTAAAAAGAACTCTGAGGCCCTGGATATTAAAGACTTGGACGTAACAGAGCTTTTTGAAATACTGGATGAAGAATTCCCGCCCAACAAAAAGCAGGAGCTTTCAGAAAAGGTAATGGAATTATTCACTAACAAAAAGCCAGAGGCACAAGCAGAGCCAAACAATACCTATCCGGACATGGCCCCAGAAAAAGGAAAGGATCAGAAAAAGCTCTTCTGA
- a CDS encoding 50S ribosomal protein L14e, with the protein MLVEVGRVCVKKFGRDAGSAAVITSIEKDGFVKIVTSKRPKERRCNIRHLEFINTKIDVENKDLLNRTLGISNKKE; encoded by the coding sequence ATGTTAGTAGAAGTGGGCAGAGTATGCGTAAAGAAGTTTGGCAGGGATGCAGGAAGTGCGGCAGTCATTACTTCGATAGAAAAAGATGGATTTGTCAAAATAGTTACATCAAAGAGGCCAAAGGAAAGGAGGTGCAATATAAGGCATCTTGAATTCATAAATACGAAGATTGACGTGGAAAACAAGGATCTTCTGAATAGGACATTGGGTATATCTAACAAGAAAGAGTAA
- the rpl34e gene encoding 50S ribosomal protein L34e (the function of this protein in the ribosome is unknown), with translation MPKPMHRSHSFRKLKRVTSTGKVVVHYERKKNSLPHCGLCGVELNGIDQDLKGGRSRRTNSRLFGGVLCANCTAKIVTMRSRIEQGDMKLDDIGIKEKAFVLQLVSH, from the coding sequence ATGCCAAAACCAATGCATAGATCCCACAGTTTTAGAAAGTTGAAAAGAGTCACAAGTACTGGCAAGGTAGTTGTACATTATGAGAGAAAGAAAAATTCACTTCCGCATTGCGGATTGTGCGGAGTAGAGCTAAATGGTATAGACCAAGATCTCAAAGGAGGCCGCAGCAGGAGAACAAACAGCAGGCTGTTCGGTGGAGTTCTATGTGCCAATTGCACAGCAAAGATAGTTACGATGAGAAGCCGCATAGAGCAGGGAGATATGAAGCTTGATGACATAGGAATAAAGGAAAAGGCTTTTGTATTGCAGCTGGTTTCACATTGA
- a CDS encoding EMC3/TMCO1 family protein produces MPLYAELVVIAIGVLDVIVSIYLQRKVFIDEEKMYRSQMKMKKFQSDMKEMVKNKASQEELMNKQKEMMPLMSENMSFSIKSAIPSLILFFAIYDLILPYIYKAIAPNYIDATVYFIMPLNYHTLFWATILILGIVGAIYMAIRDRKNIKKLAEKVEKEI; encoded by the coding sequence ATGCCGCTTTATGCAGAATTGGTCGTTATAGCGATAGGAGTTTTAGATGTAATCGTAAGCATCTACCTGCAGCGCAAGGTCTTTATAGACGAAGAGAAAATGTACAGAAGCCAGATGAAAATGAAGAAATTCCAGAGCGATATGAAGGAGATGGTAAAGAATAAGGCTTCACAGGAGGAGCTTATGAACAAGCAGAAGGAGATGATGCCGTTAATGAGCGAGAATATGAGTTTTTCAATAAAATCTGCAATCCCCTCATTGATATTGTTCTTTGCAATTTACGACTTGATTCTACCATATATATACAAAGCGATAGCCCCAAATTACATTGATGCAACAGTCTACTTTATAATGCCCTTGAACTATCATACCCTATTCTGGGCAACCATATTGATACTTGGTATTGTAGGAGCGATATACATGGCAATAAGGGACAGGAAGAATATCAAGAAGCTGGCAGAGAAAGTAGAAAAGGAAATCTAA
- a CDS encoding AAA family ATPase: MENKSVILVLGIPGSGKTTILDGVEGYKDYKYVNVGTIMKKTTEEIYKEGIDRDKIRYLKESEIDHIRDRTFEKIIEMEGKILVDTHSSIEREGKFITGLPYETELMKHIKSVIYIDAAPEEILYRRSLDKSRKREDDDEYMLNMQRDFNISTLSFYMSYLNIPVYMLNNKHDKVSESIRRMKKILDMIDLEQQ, translated from the coding sequence ATGGAAAACAAAAGCGTAATCTTAGTTCTTGGAATACCAGGCAGTGGGAAAACGACCATTTTAGATGGAGTTGAAGGCTACAAGGACTACAAGTACGTTAATGTTGGCACAATAATGAAAAAAACTACGGAGGAAATTTATAAGGAAGGAATTGACAGGGACAAGATAAGGTACCTGAAGGAAAGCGAGATAGATCATATAAGGGACAGGACATTTGAAAAGATAATTGAAATGGAGGGCAAGATTCTGGTTGACACCCATTCCAGCATAGAGAGGGAGGGAAAATTCATAACAGGGTTGCCTTATGAGACAGAGCTTATGAAGCATATCAAAAGCGTTATTTATATAGATGCTGCGCCTGAAGAGATACTGTACAGGAGGAGCTTGGACAAGAGCAGGAAGAGGGAAGACGATGATGAGTACATGCTCAATATGCAAAGAGATTTCAACATTTCGACATTAAGCTTTTATATGTCTTATTTGAATATACCTGTATATATGTTAAATAATAAGCATGATAAAGTTTCAGAATCAATAAGAAGGATGAAAAAGATACTGGACATGATAGATTTGGAACAGCAGTGA
- the thsB gene encoding thermosome subunit beta, whose translation MAENNFNGQRVLLLPEGSDRLMGRDAQRTNIAVAIAVANAVKTTLGPKGMDKMLVSDLGDITITNDGATILEEMNVEHPVAKIMVDVAKTQDTEVGDGTTSVIIMAGSFLKGADDLIEQGIHPTIIIRGYKMAAEKAEEILNGISEKININDTKTLEKIGMVAEGSKNIGNEDTKKHITEIAINAIKQVMTKDQDGKIYVDKDFIKVEKKAGASVANTELINGVLIDKEIAHPQMPKKVSDGKIALLDVALEIEKTETDARIEITSPDQMQSFLQQEEKMLKEMVDKIAKSGANVVFTQKGIDDVAQHYMAKAGIMAARRIKRSDMEKLAKATGAKMVTSLDDLSASDLGFAGIIEERKISGEQMIFVEKCKDPKSVSIFIRGGSQQVIDEVDRSITDLLGALTTAIEDGRYVVGGGSTETEVAEQLRAYASEIGGREQLAIQKFADALEQIPEVLAQSAGMDPIDTIVQIRSKHKSKEGKSYGVDVYKGAINNMLEAGVVEPTKMKVQEIYSASEAADMILRIDDMISSRSKGGPGGMPQGGMGEPME comes from the coding sequence ATGGCAGAAAATAATTTCAACGGACAAAGAGTATTGTTATTGCCGGAAGGATCAGATAGGTTAATGGGAAGAGATGCACAGAGAACAAACATAGCTGTTGCAATTGCAGTGGCAAATGCGGTAAAGACAACATTAGGGCCAAAAGGAATGGACAAGATGTTGGTCAGCGATCTCGGAGACATTACCATAACAAATGACGGCGCTACAATCTTGGAAGAGATGAATGTGGAGCATCCCGTGGCCAAGATAATGGTTGACGTAGCAAAAACACAGGATACAGAAGTTGGAGATGGAACTACAAGCGTTATCATAATGGCAGGCTCTTTCTTGAAAGGTGCTGACGATTTGATAGAACAGGGAATACACCCTACAATAATAATAAGAGGGTACAAGATGGCAGCTGAAAAGGCCGAAGAGATACTGAATGGAATTTCCGAGAAAATAAACATAAATGATACAAAGACACTGGAAAAGATAGGTATGGTTGCTGAAGGTTCAAAGAACATAGGCAATGAAGACACAAAGAAGCATATCACAGAGATTGCAATAAATGCGATAAAGCAAGTTATGACAAAGGACCAAGATGGAAAAATCTATGTGGACAAGGACTTCATAAAAGTGGAGAAGAAGGCCGGAGCGAGCGTAGCAAATACAGAGCTAATCAATGGCGTACTTATAGACAAAGAAATTGCACATCCACAGATGCCTAAGAAAGTGTCTGATGGAAAGATTGCTCTTTTGGATGTAGCTCTTGAGATAGAGAAGACAGAGACTGATGCAAGGATAGAGATAACCTCGCCAGATCAAATGCAGTCATTCCTGCAGCAGGAAGAGAAAATGCTTAAGGAAATGGTAGACAAGATTGCAAAGAGTGGCGCAAATGTGGTATTTACACAGAAAGGGATTGATGATGTTGCACAGCATTACATGGCAAAAGCAGGAATAATGGCTGCAAGAAGGATAAAGAGGAGCGACATGGAGAAGCTTGCGAAGGCTACCGGAGCAAAGATGGTAACCAGCCTTGATGACCTGAGTGCAAGCGACCTTGGCTTTGCCGGTATAATCGAGGAAAGGAAGATAAGCGGAGAGCAGATGATTTTTGTGGAGAAGTGCAAGGACCCTAAGAGCGTCAGCATATTCATAAGAGGAGGATCGCAGCAGGTGATAGACGAAGTCGACCGCTCAATAACAGATCTTCTTGGAGCACTCACAACTGCAATAGAGGATGGCAGATACGTTGTTGGAGGAGGCTCTACTGAGACAGAAGTGGCCGAGCAGCTTAGAGCTTATGCAAGCGAGATAGGAGGAAGGGAGCAGCTTGCGATACAGAAATTCGCAGATGCACTTGAACAGATACCCGAAGTTCTCGCACAGTCCGCAGGAATGGACCCTATAGACACAATAGTCCAGATAAGGAGCAAGCATAAAAGCAAAGAGGGCAAGTCATATGGAGTAGATGTATACAAGGGAGCCATAAACAACATGCTTGAAGCTGGTGTTGTAGAACCTACAAAGATGAAAGTCCAAGAGATATACAGTGCAAGCGAAGCTGCAGACATGATACTTAGGATAGACGACATGATAAGCTCCAGGAGCAAAGGCGGCCCAGGCGGAATGCCTCAAGGAGGCATGGGAGAGCCGATGGAGTAA
- a CDS encoding P-loop NTPase, producing MADLIDNSEDKTIPMHPSFAGVFDKKQAIKKKLSSIRYKIGVYSAKGGVGKTTVSVNLAYALKDKGYKVGLLDADIDCPNIPLFLGITDKINATRLPLRTFEKDGIKISSTGMLVGDIEKPIIWRGPIIAKMIDDFLLNTDWGDLDFLIIDLPPGTSDAPLSIMQLLDLTGFVLVTTPQKISGENSVRSGLMAKRLGIPILGIVENMSRDYDARFTNEVSNKLNTDILANIGYDEKFNHFSDSGKVAIESDGKIKDEFYMLADKIIKLYITK from the coding sequence ATGGCAGATTTGATAGACAATTCAGAAGATAAAACAATACCTATGCATCCTTCATTTGCAGGAGTATTTGATAAGAAGCAGGCTATAAAGAAAAAATTAAGCAGTATACGTTATAAAATAGGTGTCTATAGCGCTAAAGGGGGGGTTGGGAAAACAACCGTTTCGGTTAACCTTGCTTATGCGCTCAAGGACAAAGGGTATAAGGTCGGGCTGCTTGATGCTGATATAGATTGTCCAAATATACCTTTATTCCTTGGAATAACGGATAAGATAAATGCGACACGGCTTCCACTAAGAACTTTTGAAAAGGATGGGATAAAGATATCTTCTACTGGGATGCTGGTTGGAGATATTGAAAAGCCGATTATATGGAGGGGGCCAATAATAGCTAAAATGATAGATGACTTCCTGCTCAATACCGATTGGGGGGATTTGGATTTTCTTATAATAGACCTTCCTCCAGGCACTTCTGATGCTCCGCTCTCTATAATGCAGTTGCTTGATCTGACTGGGTTCGTGCTTGTGACGACTCCGCAAAAGATATCGGGGGAAAACTCCGTAAGGTCTGGACTGATGGCTAAACGGTTGGGGATTCCTATTTTAGGCATAGTTGAAAACATGTCAAGGGATTATGATGCAAGATTTACCAATGAGGTGTCAAACAAGCTGAATACGGATATATTGGCCAATATAGGGTATGATGAAAAATTTAATCACTTCAGCGATTCCGGAAAGGTTGCAATAGAGTCGGATGGAAAGATAAAGGATGAATTTTATATGCTTGCAGATAAGATAATAAAACTATATATCACCAAGTGA
- a CDS encoding RNA-guided endonuclease InsQ/TnpB family protein, producing MKTAYKYRAYPSKEQKGTLNRQMYLSKELYNLLLEKSKSYYKETGKTLTEFRMNVWITKLKKEKPEFAEIHSQVLQNISKRVSDAYKHFFLRCKEKKQGKKVKAGFPRYKKFVSSLTYPQTNGFKIEKKKVELSKIGRINFVNHRNIEGGIKTLNIKKTKSQEWYITIAVEKEDKPFISNGKPKIGIDLGIMQYVALSDNTILQNAKITKHQRKHSRVLQQNISRKEKGSSNRRKAVTRFARYSEHISRIRLDCINKISNELVNSYSFIAYEDLEINNMVKNHRYAKSISESSWGNFTQLLQYKAESAGCVAMKVNPQYTSMTCSKCGNVQSMSISQRAFVCEKCGMSMDRDVNAAQNILKRALDSISPTTEGHSGSQACRDDIRPSARGAVAYEAGTTLVAS from the coding sequence ATGAAAACTGCATACAAATATCGTGCGTATCCTTCAAAGGAACAGAAGGGAACTCTGAATAGACAGATGTATCTTTCAAAGGAACTATACAACCTGCTTCTTGAAAAGTCAAAGTCATACTATAAGGAGACAGGAAAAACCTTAACGGAATTCAGGATGAACGTTTGGATAACCAAATTAAAGAAGGAAAAACCGGAATTTGCGGAAATCCATTCCCAGGTTCTTCAGAATATCTCAAAAAGAGTGTCAGATGCATACAAACATTTCTTCTTGAGGTGCAAGGAGAAGAAGCAAGGAAAGAAGGTAAAGGCGGGATTTCCAAGATACAAGAAGTTCGTATCATCTTTGACATATCCTCAAACCAATGGCTTCAAGATAGAGAAGAAGAAGGTTGAACTTTCAAAAATAGGGAGGATAAATTTTGTGAACCACAGAAATATTGAAGGAGGAATAAAAACATTAAATATAAAGAAGACAAAATCACAGGAATGGTACATCACGATTGCTGTTGAAAAGGAGGACAAGCCATTCATTTCAAACGGTAAACCAAAGATTGGTATTGATTTAGGAATAATGCAATATGTCGCGCTTTCGGACAATACAATACTCCAAAACGCAAAAATAACAAAACACCAGAGGAAACATTCAAGAGTCCTTCAACAAAACATATCGAGGAAGGAGAAGGGATCATCCAACAGAAGAAAGGCAGTGACAAGATTTGCAAGATACTCAGAGCATATTTCAAGGATAAGATTGGATTGCATAAACAAGATTTCAAATGAATTGGTGAATTCGTATTCATTCATCGCATACGAAGATTTAGAGATAAACAATATGGTGAAGAACCACAGATACGCAAAATCGATAAGTGAATCTTCTTGGGGAAATTTCACACAATTGCTGCAATACAAGGCTGAAAGCGCTGGTTGCGTGGCAATGAAAGTGAATCCTCAATATACATCAATGACATGCAGCAAATGTGGCAATGTGCAAAGCATGTCCATATCCCAAAGGGCATTCGTATGCGAAAAGTGCGGGATGTCAATGGACAGGGATGTGAATGCGGCACAGAATATACTCAAAAGGGCTTTGGACTCCATCAGTCCAACTACCGAAGGGCATTCGGGAAGTCAAGCTTGCAGAGACGACATAAGACCTTCCGCAAGGGGGGCAGTTGCCTATGAAGCAGGAACTACATTGGTGGCATCATGA
- a CDS encoding OB-fold nucleic acid binding domain-containing protein: protein MKISDLRAGTGSVNITATVVNKEDPREVRTKYGKELKVANATLKDETGTISISLWENDIDAINVGDKVEISNGYVNEFKGNLQLSTGRNGKITVIGKGDETAESDESTEDMDDSSPAETDDLNPDLGSDETDL, encoded by the coding sequence ATGAAGATAAGTGATCTCAGAGCAGGAACCGGAAGTGTCAATATTACAGCAACAGTTGTCAATAAGGAAGACCCCCGTGAAGTTAGGACCAAGTATGGGAAGGAGCTCAAAGTAGCTAACGCAACCCTAAAGGATGAAACAGGAACAATAAGCATTTCACTTTGGGAAAATGATATAGACGCAATAAATGTAGGGGACAAAGTGGAAATCTCAAATGGCTATGTAAACGAGTTTAAAGGAAACCTCCAATTGTCCACTGGAAGAAATGGGAAGATTACAGTTATAGGAAAAGGGGACGAAACAGCAGAATCAGACGAGTCAACTGAAGATATGGATGATTCATCACCTGCAGAAACTGACGATCTGAATCCAGATTTGGGATCTGACGAAACTGATCTATGA